From the genome of Spirochaetaceae bacterium:
AAGGAGCAGTCCGGGGTCACCGTGGTCGACAGTCCGATCGGGCACGAGGACTTCAAGGACGGCATCCTGGTACGCGCCGCGGGCGGCAACCTGCCGGACGTGTTCAGCTACTGGGCGGGAGCGCGCACGCAGTTCGTGGTCGACGGCGGCAACATCGCGGCAATCGACGACATGTGGGCGGCCAATGGCCTGGACGCGGTAATAGCCAAGTCGGTGGCGGACGGAGCCACCATGTACGACGGCAGCCGTCACCTGGTGCCGTTCGGCTATCACTACGCGGGCATGTTCTACAACGCCAAGCTGATGGCGGAAGCCGGGGTCACCGAGTTCCCGACCGACTGGGACGGGTTCCTGGCGCTGTGCGAGAACCTCAAGTCGCAGGGCATCACGCCGATCGCGCTCGGCACCAAGGCGCGTTGGCCGGGCCAGTTCTGGTTCGACTACCTGCTGCTGCGCACCGCCGGACCGGACTACCGCGCCGCCCTGATGGCGGGCGACGCCTCCTACACCGACCCCGAGGTGCAGCGCGCGATGGAGCTGTGGAAGGAACTGGTGGACGCGGGCTACTTCGCGCCCAACGCCAACGCCGACGACTGGACCGACGCCTCCGACAAGGTGGCGCGCGGTGACGCGGCGATGACGCTGATGGGCACCTGGATCACCGGCTACTGGAACGGTCAGGGCATGATGGCCGGCGACGACTACGACTTCTTCGAGTTCCCGGCGATCGATGCCGGCGTCCCGAACGCCGTGGTGGGGCCGGTCGACGGCTGGTTGATCTCGGCCAACGCGCCGAACCGGGCCAATGCCGAAGCGCTGGTTTCGTTCCTGGCCAGCGACGCCGAGGTGCAGGCCAAGTGGGCGCAGATTCAGGGCGCGCTGTCGGCCAACGTCAACGTGGACGTCAGCACCTACACGCCGGTGATGCAGCGGGCGCTGGAGGCGGTCGGCAACGCCGATACGTTTGCCTTCAACTACGACCTGGCGACCACGCCGCCGGCGGCCGAGTTCGGCCTGGACATGTTCTCGCGCTTCATGGACAGCCCGGGCGACTACATGCAGCACCTCGCCGACACCGAAGAGGGTGCCCGGGGGGTGTTCGACAGCCAGTAGGCTCACTCGGCGGAGAGCACCACGCCGTGCGCTCACCGCGCGGCGCGCTCTCCGGGCGGCCGCACGATGAAGCAGAAAGAACTGTTCTGGCGGATCGCGCTGCTGTTCCTGCCGGTGGCGGTATTCGGCGTGTTCGTCATCTGGCCGCTGCTCGATACCTTCTACTACAGCTTCACGAACTGGAACGGCTTCAGCCGCGACTACCGGTTCGTGGGGCTGGACAATTTCGCCGGCGTGGTGACCGACCGCCTGTTCACCAATGCCACGGTGAACACGTTGATCTGGACCGCGCTGGCGATCGTGCTGCCCACCGGCGGCGGCCTGATCCTGGCGCTGATGCTCGACACCCAGGTGCCGGGCGCCAAGGCGTTCAAGTCGGTGTTCTACCTGCCGATCTGCCTGGCGGCGGTGGTGGTGGGACAGATTTGGATCTGGATCTACCAGCCCGACTGGGGCCTGCTCAACGCCGCCATCACGGCGGTGACCGGCACGCCGCCGAGCTTCGCGTGGCTGGCCGAGCCGGAGACCGCCCTGTACTCGGTGATCGTGGCCTGGTCGTGGCAGCAGATGGGTCTGGCGATGGTGATCTTCCTGGCCGGCCTCACCTCGATTCCCACCTACCTGCTGGAGGCGGCCGAGATCGAAGGCGCATCGCGCGGCCAGCGCATCCGCCACGTGGTGCTGGCCCTGCTGCGTCCGGCCACCGTGGTGGCGGTGGCGCTGAGCGTGATCAACTCGCTGAAGGCGTTCGACATCCTGTTCATCATGACCGGCGGCGGGCCGTTCCACTCATCCGACACGCTCGCGATGTACATGTACAGCGAGTCGTTCAAGAAGTACCGGATCGGCTACGGCAGCTCGATCTCGGTGATCCTGTTCCTGATGACGCTGAGCGTGATCGCCGTCTACTTCCGCCAGCTCAAGAAACTGGACGAGCTGTATGACTGACGTCGCGGTCGCCGCTCCGCCGCGCCGCCGGCGGCTGTCGGGCTGGACCGGCGTGCTGCTGGTGTGCCTGACGCTGCTGGCCGTGCTGTTCCTCGCCCCCACGGCGGGGGTGATCCTGAGCGCCCTGAAGAGTACGCGCGACATCGCCTTCGGCACCCTGTGGGCGATTCCGCGCACGCTCGACCTGTCCAACTTCGCGGTGGCGCTCGCCCATCCGTCGGTCAAGTTCTACTTCGTCAACACGTTCCTGGTCACCGCGCCGGCTACCGCGGGCTCGATTGCGCTCGGCATCCTGGCCGGCTACGTGTTCTCGAAGCTGCCGTTCCGGGGCAGCGAGATCCTGTTCCTGGTGATGGTATCGGGGATGTTCTTTCCGCCGCAGATCATCCTGATTCCGCTGTTCCGGCTGTTCAACCGGCTCGGCCTGCTCGACACGCTGTGGCCGATGATCATCGTGCACGTCGCGATGGGCATCCCGATCTGCACCCTGCTGATGCGCAACTTCTTCGCCACCGTGCCGGCCGCGCTGCGCGAAGCGGCCATCGTGGAAGGCGCCAGCGAGTGGCGCGTGCTGACCGCGGTGGCGCTGCCGGTCAGCCTGCCCGCCCTGGCGGTGCTCGGCACCCTGCAGTTCACCTGGATCTGGAACGACTTCCTGTGGCCGCTGATCTTCACCCAGAGCGACAGCAAGCGCACCATCATGCTCGGCATCGTGTCGCTGCGCGGCCAGTACACCGTGGCCTGGGGCGTGCAGGGCGCCCTGTCGCTGCTGGCCAGCCTGCCGACCCTGCTGGTGTTCCTGTTCTTCCAGCGCTACTTCATCGCCGGCATGACCATGGGCGCCGTCAAGGGCTGACCTGCATCACTCGATCACCCGGAACAGCTTGAATCCGAACCGGCCGAGGTTCGCGGTCAGGATCCCATCTTTGGGCCGGACGACCTCATCGCTGACGTAGTTGCGCAGCGCGACGATCCCCTCGCCCAGGGTGACGTCCACCCGGCACGGCTGGGCGCTGAAGTTGAACACGGTCACCGCCCGCTCGGTGCCGTCCTCACTGGTGCGCAGCGCCGCGAACACCGGCCCCCGGCGGTCGGTGGGCAACTCTCGCATGTGGCCGATCGCCAGCGCCTTCTCGCGACCCCGCAGCGCCATCATGCGCTTGAAGAAGCCGAACGGAGAGTGCGGATCGGCTTGCTGGCGTTCGATCTCCGGCAGGTCGAGCTGGCCCCAGCAGACGCAGTTCAGTGAAGGCAGGGGCTGCAGCGGCTCGGTGGGAAAGGCGATGGCGTTGGCGAACGCCCACACCTGGTCGGGCAGTGCGGCGTTGAAGGCCACCTGCAGGCGGAACATCTGCAGCTTCCAGGGCAGGTTCTTGCCGCTGTACTGCTCGTACATCTCGTCGCCGAACTGCTGGAACGGGAACATGCCGGCCTCGATCAGCTGCCGCCGCCGCGCCATGCCGCGGCGGATATAATCCGCGTCGCCTGCGAGCATCGCCGCCAGCTCATTGTAGAGCTGCGTGCGGCGGACACCGGTCCCGGCGTTGAACCGGCCCTGGCGGATCATGTCGTGCTCCAGCGTCCGGTTCTCGCTGGTCACGAAGCCGCCGCGCTCCCTGACAGCGCCGGTGATCGCGCGCAGCGCGCCCACGTTCAGGTTGCGCCAGGTGCTCGGCGCCTCGACGTCCCAGCCGGAGATGCCCTTGTCCATCCAGAACGCCACGTGCTTCAGGTAGGCGTCCACGTACGCCGAGTTGGCGAGGTCAGGTCCGGGATGGCTCCAGGTCAGCGCCACGCTGCCGTCATCCTCCCAGCCGAACCAGCCGATGCGCGGGTCTTCGCGGCCCGCCGCACGGGCATCGCGCGCCGCCAGGTAGTCGGGATGGCGCCAGCCCAGGTACTCGGGTACCGCCATCACCATGATCGCGAAGTCGCGGGCGCGGCAGTCCGCCACCAGCCGGTCGAAGTCGGCCATGGTGCCATACACCGGATCGACGTCGAACCAGTCCTGCGCCACCAGCCCGAACCACTCGAAGTCGTCGCCGAAGCGCGTCACGTGCTGGAAGCGCAGCCCGCTGATGCCCATGTCGATCAGCTCGTCGAGGTGGCGGCGGATGCCCTCGAAGTCGCCGATCCCGTCACCGTTCGAGTCCCAGCACCCCGCCACCGTCACCGTGAGAATAGTCGGATGGGTGGTCCACCACCCTTTCGGCTTCGCCATGTCGCGAATTATTCAGCCGCAACCGGCGACTTGAGGCAAGACCATGCCAAGGCCAACCGGGCATGGACACCAGAAACTGTCCAAGTTAGACTACATCCGGGATGGAGCCTAGTTGGTGACACGGCCCTCTGCAGGTCATCTGGACCGTTGCCGAGGCAAGGCGCGTCTGTCGGAGGTGTTGCGCCGCCGCAAAGAGCAAGACCTCAGCGGATCGGCGTCGGAAGGTCGTGCGTCGCCGTTCCCGCCGAGGCTATGGAGCACACATACCCGTCCGGCAAGGCCGCTGAGACGCTGGGTTTGGTTGACGACATGCCGCCGGGTAGCCTCGGCGCTCAGGGGAGCTGCGAATCGGGGCGGTTGGTTCCGTTTATCAATGAGCAAGTCGAGTAACCGAGAACGTACTTTGTGTGCATGTTGTCGTGTTATTAACAATCGGCCAATCAATTCCTCATCGTCCTCCCAGTATCCGTCCGCCAAGCTACGATGGCGAGGCCAGATGCACGTGGCTGCGATCCGTCCAGTCGAGTTGCCCACAACAACACAGGCCTTGGCCCGCAGCCGATCCATAGAGTTAGGGCTTTCCCCACGGCAGGTCGGATCTGATTGCCCTGCCCGGGTTCGACGATCCGGGAGTCGCGGAAGGTGGCCGGCGTAGTATGGATTCGAGAAGGCGCTGTCCAGGCTTGGCCCGGAATTCTGAAACCAAACAGCGCAAGGACATTCGGCCCGAATGACTCCGGCAGAACGCGTCGCATCCGACACTTGGCGCCGCCTAGGGCAAGCCGACTTGCTCAGAGCACGTCTTGGCGAAGAAACCCTTACCGACCTCCTCATTCTGGACATGCTCCCCCATCGGAGGACGAATGCGTTCAGCATCTATCACCCGACGAAACCGGAAGAGTCGTTGTTTGGTGCAGACCTGCTGCTTTGCATCCGCTACCCCGCCGGTTCGGGCCGTCGCCTAGCCCTACAGGCGAAGAAGCTCTATCCCACCGCTCGCTACAACGCCCTCGATCACAAGGACGCGTCGGGAAAACGGCAGATCGACACGCTCGACAGGTTTGCGCAATGGTGGGGGGCTGTCCCGGCCTACCTGCTGTACAACCACGTGGATCCGCTACCTTACCACACGCCGTACTGGCATTGCTGTCGAGCCGAAAACGCCGAACAGCTCGGTTGTACCATAGTGCCCACCTGGTGCATCCGCCAGGCGATTGGGTCTCGCGGCGGTCGCACCTTCCCGGCAATACACTCCTATGCGCAGAGTCGCCCTTGGCGATGCGTTTTCGATTGCGACAAGCCCATTCAGCAAGTTGATGAGCTGGCGCTGTTGCAACCGGAGCCGCGGATCGCACACGACAAGGTCGTGTTTCACCAGCAAAGCCCAGATTGGCTACAGACCGATTCAGACGCGTTTGATTCCCTACTTGAGATTCATGAATCGCTTTCGACGGAAGATCTACGACGTTTTCTGCCCCGCCTCGTCAAACAACCCGACAAGGAGGCCCGAGACACAGAATTGACCTACCCGCGTCGAATCCTGGTCGTTGACGTCGGGGATTTCGGCCGAGAGCGCAAGGGTGAATAGCGTCGAGAACGTGCACATCGAACCGACTGACGCGAAAGAACGCGAACAATTAGTCCTTCGCCTCCTTCTCCAGCCCACCTTCCAACTCATCCAGCCGTGCACGTGCCAGTCTGATCATCTCAAGACCCACGTCTCGACAATACGCAGATCGGTCGCGTGGACCTTCGTAGACTACGAGGCACAGGGCACCCTTACTTATCGAAGTGCGGGAGAACTTGCAGGTCCGTCGTCGTTTCGCAACTTCAACGTGGCTGCGCTTCACCATCTGCTTATGGCGTGGCACCTTCCAGCTTCTCCCTAACGAGACTAGACAGCTTGTCGGCGATGTCAGGAGACGCATCCACAGCCCGTTGCAGTTGCTCAATCCCCGCAGACTGCCGTTCGCCCGACTCCACATTCATGACTCTGTTCTGGTCAGCGC
Proteins encoded in this window:
- a CDS encoding extracellular solute-binding protein; this translates as MDSQEVTITHYFGGDLGRAGLEEIFGSFKEQSGVTVVDSPIGHEDFKDGILVRAAGGNLPDVFSYWAGARTQFVVDGGNIAAIDDMWAANGLDAVIAKSVADGATMYDGSRHLVPFGYHYAGMFYNAKLMAEAGVTEFPTDWDGFLALCENLKSQGITPIALGTKARWPGQFWFDYLLLRTAGPDYRAALMAGDASYTDPEVQRAMELWKELVDAGYFAPNANADDWTDASDKVARGDAAMTLMGTWITGYWNGQGMMAGDDYDFFEFPAIDAGVPNAVVGPVDGWLISANAPNRANAEALVSFLASDAEVQAKWAQIQGALSANVNVDVSTYTPVMQRALEAVGNADTFAFNYDLATTPPAAEFGLDMFSRFMDSPGDYMQHLADTEEGARGVFDSQ
- a CDS encoding sugar ABC transporter permease gives rise to the protein MKQKELFWRIALLFLPVAVFGVFVIWPLLDTFYYSFTNWNGFSRDYRFVGLDNFAGVVTDRLFTNATVNTLIWTALAIVLPTGGGLILALMLDTQVPGAKAFKSVFYLPICLAAVVVGQIWIWIYQPDWGLLNAAITAVTGTPPSFAWLAEPETALYSVIVAWSWQQMGLAMVIFLAGLTSIPTYLLEAAEIEGASRGQRIRHVVLALLRPATVVAVALSVINSLKAFDILFIMTGGGPFHSSDTLAMYMYSESFKKYRIGYGSSISVILFLMTLSVIAVYFRQLKKLDELYD
- a CDS encoding carbohydrate ABC transporter permease, with the translated sequence MTDVAVAAPPRRRRLSGWTGVLLVCLTLLAVLFLAPTAGVILSALKSTRDIAFGTLWAIPRTLDLSNFAVALAHPSVKFYFVNTFLVTAPATAGSIALGILAGYVFSKLPFRGSEILFLVMVSGMFFPPQIILIPLFRLFNRLGLLDTLWPMIIVHVAMGIPICTLLMRNFFATVPAALREAAIVEGASEWRVLTAVALPVSLPALAVLGTLQFTWIWNDFLWPLIFTQSDSKRTIMLGIVSLRGQYTVAWGVQGALSLLASLPTLLVFLFFQRYFIAGMTMGAVKG
- a CDS encoding alpha-amylase family glycosyl hydrolase — translated: MAKPKGWWTTHPTILTVTVAGCWDSNGDGIGDFEGIRRHLDELIDMGISGLRFQHVTRFGDDFEWFGLVAQDWFDVDPVYGTMADFDRLVADCRARDFAIMVMAVPEYLGWRHPDYLAARDARAAGREDPRIGWFGWEDDGSVALTWSHPGPDLANSAYVDAYLKHVAFWMDKGISGWDVEAPSTWRNLNVGALRAITGAVRERGGFVTSENRTLEHDMIRQGRFNAGTGVRRTQLYNELAAMLAGDADYIRRGMARRRQLIEAGMFPFQQFGDEMYEQYSGKNLPWKLQMFRLQVAFNAALPDQVWAFANAIAFPTEPLQPLPSLNCVCWGQLDLPEIERQQADPHSPFGFFKRMMALRGREKALAIGHMRELPTDRRGPVFAALRTSEDGTERAVTVFNFSAQPCRVDVTLGEGIVALRNYVSDEVVRPKDGILTANLGRFGFKLFRVIE